The DNA sequence TAAGAGAAAGTTGGTCAATAAGTGCACTTGATAACAATGAAGCTAGTAGTGTATTAAATACATTAATTCAAGAGTGAAATATAAAATGAATCCTTTACTGTCCATTTGTATTGCATATCATTATTATTCACATTATCAAATATTTAAATCTGTGTTTTATCTAAACACTATGTGATAAAATTGAGTAAGCACTTTAAAATGCTTTTACTTTTCTTCGGTTTGACGTGAAACGAAACAAATAAAGTTGTCAAAGTTTAGATATTGAATATGTGTTTTTGGTGGATTTGGTGACTTGGAGATTTTGTAGCATTATATGTTTTGATATTTTTTTTGGAAGACCTCAATAATGGAAATACGACATTTTACCATTATTATTGCTTGGAACATAATATAAATTAAATATTCACTTTAAAGTAGGTATATAAATGAAAACAATATTGGTGAAGTTAATATTGATTTTGACATTAGGATTAGTGTTAAATAATATATCCGCTCAGGAAAGAGATAAGCCACAAAGGTTCGGCTTTTCTTACAGTTTCCCAGAAACTTACCGCGATTGGCCGAATGCTTTTATGGCAGGTAATGGAAAAATGGGGATCATCGTTTTTTGTAACCCGTTGAATGAAACGGTTATTTTTAATGACCGGGGCTTTTTTATGGCTTCAACTTCTGAACGAAAATTTAACCAGGTTAGCAAAGAAGATTTAAATACCATCAGGGATTATTGCATTAACGGAGATTACAAAATGGCAAATACCTTGGCTGTGAAAGCAGCCGGATGGGTCGGCGGCGGCGAACAGGATAAACATCCCGGATTCGAAATGTTGATTTCCACTCCTGAAGATGGAGAAATTCGGAATTACTCACGCATTTGTAATTATCGCACAGGCGAAATCGTGGTTAAATGGACCGATAACCGTGGCGACTGGGAGCGAAAGTCATTTGTGTCCCGGGCTGATGATGTAATTGTCCAATATTTAACTCCACCGAAAGGAAAAACAGTAACTTGTTCAATTCAGTTGGGTACCGATCCCGGAATGCACTTTCCTTCAGGAATGACATTCACCAATGCATCTGATGTTGATAATCTGAATATGCGGGTTAATTATCCTTCAGGAACCAATGGGGCTGGTTACGAAGGCGTGGTAAGGGTAATTGTTTCCGGAGGAAAAAAGAGTTTGATCAATAATACGTTAAAGGTGTCGGATGCGAATTCAATTATACTGATGACCCGTACAAAAAAATATTACAGTGATTGTGAGAAACAATGGGAACAAGAAAATATCCAATTCGAGTTGAAAACGATGTCTTCAGACTATAACACACTGCTAAAAGGACAAATTAGTACACATCAGGCAATCTACGACAGGGTTAAGTTTGATTTGAATGCGGGTAAAGCAGACCGCACCCGATCAAATGAAGAATTATTGGATATGCAAAAAAAATCCACCATGCCGGTTAAGGCCCTTTGGGAGAGAATTTTTGATTCCGGACGTTACTATTACCTTTCATCCAGTAGTACCCAATCTCCTCCTGACTTGCTTGGCCTCTGGACTGGTGACTGCAAGGTTGGCTGGAAAGGGTGGTATCATTTGGACGCGAACCTGAATTTACAGATAGCTGGAGGCAACATCGGAAATATGCCTGAAGCCATGGAAGGCTATTTTACTTTGATAGAAAGATTAGCCCCAGGATTTGAAACTAACGCCACTAAATTATTGGGATGCCGGGGTATGTTATCTGCCGGAAATACTGCCGGACTGAATGGGTTGAGAGCTGATGTCAATACATATTACCCCTATTCGTATTGTACTGGCGAAATGGGCTGGCTGCTTTACCCTTTCTGGGAACACTATTTAATTTCCGGAGATACCACATTTCTTCGCAATCGTATTTATCCTTTATTTAAAAAGATGGGATATTTCTATGAAGATTTTCTGAAAGTTACCGACAGCAACGGCAACTATATTTTTGCAGGATCTATTTCTCCTGAAAACCAACCTAAAGGATTAGGTATTTCGCTGGTAAATAATTCAACGTATGATATTTCGGGAGCCAAGTTCTGTTTGACGGCACTGATAAAAACCTGTAATATTTTAGGCCTTGATCAAGGCTCAGGGCAGAGTGTCGAAAAATGGACTTCAATATTAAATAAACTGCCTCCATACCTAATCAACGATGATGGTGCATTGATGGAGTGGTCATGGAAAGGACTCAATGATAATTATAGTCATAGGCATTCAAGTCACCTTATTACGGTTTGGCCTTTCAGGGAGATTACCCCGGAGAATAATCCTACACTTTTTACTGCGGTCAGACAGACTTTAATGCAGAAAGATGCCTTCAATTATGAAAATGCAGGACATGGATTATTGCACAGTGCACTAATTGCAGCCAACTTAAAAAATTGGGAATCGCTCAATTCGAAAATGATGCGGCTAGTAAGCGAAGATTATTATTATGGCAACTTGATTTCGTCGCATTACAACGGTCATAACGTTTTTTGTACCGATGTCTGTAATGCAGTACCTGCGGTATTAATGGAAATGCTGATTTCTTCAGAGCCCGGAGTTCTGGAACTATTACCTGCTTTACCTCAATCGCTTGAAAAAGGTTCAATTGAAGGCATTAAAGGTAGAAACAGAATAACTGTACAAAAGCTAACTTGGAATATGCGAAACAAAACGTTGAAATGTACTTTGATATCGGATGTTAATCAGGATATTTCGCTGATTATCAGGAACGGGATTAACCATATAAATTGCAGCTCGAAAATTATTGAGTCGCCCCTAGGTGATATTGCAAAGATTATTTCCTTATCGAAAGGGATCAGTACAGAGATTAATATAAGACTAGGTGAAATGCGTTAGAATTAAAAAAGAAAAAAAGTGAACATTTTATTAAATCATGTCATGTGGCATGATAATATTCAAATTATAATTTGAAATAAATAGCAATCAAATTAGCATCAAACTTATTGAATAATAATACTTGTAATAAAAATATGAAAACAAGAAAGTTGAATACAAAAATTGCATCAGAGCAATGATGCGATAAATCAGATATAAATCAAATCAACAGAGACATCTCAGATTTAATGATTGGTTAAAACAGTGTATGGTAAAATAATCATAAATGACTACCAAATTAAATTTAAAAAGATTGATTAATTTATTCAATAAATACGGGGTCGCTTTATAAGCTCATCAAAGTGGTATAAAAAATAAGAAAAGGGGAAAAAGAGGGAAACATGAAAACTATCATGAATTTAATTTGGAATTGTATGCCTCCATAGCTTTTAATTAAGCAAACAGAGGGTCAAATACACCCAAGAACCATAATATACAAAAGATTCATATTGCGGAGTTAAACTAATTTGGCCGCAATTAAATAGCTTTTACTCATATACCAATTATCTTACGTTTAAAAAAATCAAATTAGATATTTAAGTTAAAACTAAAGTTATGCATTTAAAAATTCTTTTCATTGTTTGTTTATTGAATGTCTCCTTTATTATGTCGAATGTAATAGCGCAAGTGCCTTATAAACCAACTTGGGAATCGCTTGACTCTCATAAAATGCCGCAATGGTATAATGATGCCAAAATAGGACTGAGCATGCACTGGGGTGTTTATTCTGTACCTGCATGGGCTCCACGTGAAAAAGGAATCTCATATGCCGAATGGTATGGTTTCAGAATGAATGAAACAGGGAATCCTACCTTTGCTTACCACAAGGAAAACTACGGTGAAAATTTTACTTATGATGATTTTATCTCCAAATGGAAAGCTGAAAACTATAAACCGGACAATTGGGCGAAATTCGCAAAAAAAATGGGTGCAAATTATATTTTTATTACCTCAAAGCACCATGACGGTTTCTGTTTGTGGCCTACGAAATATACCGATCGTAATGCAATGAAAATGGGTCCGAGAAAAGATTTGCTCGGGCAGTTTTTCGAAGCTGGACACAAGGAAAATTTGAAAGTTGGATTGTATTATTCACTCATGGAGTGGTATAATCCTTTGTATACGGGCAAAGACGTTCCGTATACCGGATTGAAAAAGGTGAATAATTATGTGGACGATTATGTCGTATTACAGATTAAGGAACTGATTGATTTATACCACCCAGACTTTTTCTTCTTTGATGGCGAGTGGGATCATTCCGAAGCGTTCTGGAAAATGAAAGAAGTTGTGGCTTATTATTATAACGAAGCGGCTAAGCGAAATCAGGAAGTTTTTGTTAACGATCGGTTTGGTCAGGGTGAACGAGGTAAGCACGGGGACTTGTACAATGTGGAACACGATTTTGGGAAAGAAAATGCAGGTTTACTCTCTCATAAATGGTCATACTGGGAGGGTATCGCGAAAACCTATGGATACAATCAGGATACTGATTTGGAAGATTGTATGTCACCAAAGCAGTTTGTCGATAAGATCATTAAGGCGGTCAGCAAAAATGGAAATTTTGATATCAACGTTGGTCCTACGGCTGCTGGATTGATTCCTAACTACGAGCAATACCCATTGTTGCAACTGGGTGAGTGGCTTAAGACCAATGGTGAGGCCATCTATGGAACTCGTTTTTGGAAAGTTCAGGAGGAAGGTGACGCCTGCTTTACTTCAAAAGATGATAATGTATATGCAATCTTTCTGAAATGGCAGGGCGAAGAATTCAAATTGAAAACGGTAAAACCGGTTGATGGTTCAAAAATAACAATGCTTGGTGTTCCAGGTAATCTAAAATGGGAATGGGACAAGACTAATGGATTAACTATCAAATATCCGCAACAGAAAGCTCGACCTACTTCGTGCAGTTATGCCTGGGCATTTAAAATAAAAGTTAAATAATTATAGCCCAGTTTGAGAAATTAGAAAATAAAACCGTCCTCATTAGTGTGGTTAATTACTTTATAGTTTCTCATTGGTTGTTTTTCTGAGTTGGTCAACTATTTATAAATGGAATTAGATGTATATAATTTACATTATATATATACTATCTTTTAAAATTTATACATTTAGTTTTTAAAGAGTTAAATGTCCATATATAAATTCATTCATACTTTTTAACTGACCAATTCCTTCAAAATATGTGAAGAAAAGAAAATAATAATTTGAGATCAATGCTTTGATTGTCTAAAATTAGAGAAAACAAAACTAGTTCAGTTATCCGGGATGATCGTGGTTGAATAGAAGATATTGTTAGTTTAGTTTTTGTTTGGTTTAGTAAGTCTTTCTTGGTTCATGAGAAGAGGAAGGTTTCCCGGGGGCATAATGCTCTCGGGTTTTAACTCAAGTTGCTTTTATTCACAGATTTTTAGATTAGGCAAGCAATTATGATATAGGAGCGTAAAGAGAGAAATTGAACTGTTATAGAATTTCGTTGGTGGATGGAATTTATCAAAGAGCTTTTATAGAGGCTCAAATATTAACAGTTTAAATTTTAACTATGGAAGCATTTTGTGAAATCATTATGGATTTGGAGAATGAACTGTCCCGGATGGAAGGAGGTACGGAAAATAGACCGGAATAAATGAAGTATGCTATTGGTCGATGCAAGATTGCATTGGATTGAATGGGAGAAGTGTTGATGTTGGGGGATTTCAGAAGAATCATGCAGTCAAAGATGTACTGGAAAGCTGTTGAAAATAGAGATTTGGGATGGTCAAGGGAAAAGATTTAAACTGATTGATTTATAGTATTCAAACTTTTATTCGTTGGTACAATATGAAGCAAAAAAGATAGGGCTCTCTTTAATTTGTAAATATTTTATTGATTGATGTAAAATTCTATCATATGGATTTAGAAAATAATCTCTAGTTTAGCCAATGGGTGCCCATACATCGAAAGGAGAGAAATTGCCCTTTTATACAGATAGATCAGTTCTCGTTTAAGGAAAAAGTAGAATGATTGATGGTATGAGTGAAGACAAGAAAAAATCAATTTACGAGAGCCACTTGATTTGTAATATAATCGGAGAAAATAAAAGGAGTGAAACTCATAGAGATGATACAAGATGAATAAAATATTTTGTTTTGGTTTAATTAGGACTCCTTGGGTTTAAAGAAGAGGAAGGTGCCCCGGCGGCGTTTCGATGCTCTCTAGATTAAACTTGAAACTTGAATTATTAAAAAATATATGCTTAGGTTTTGTGTTATAAAATGTGATTTTTAATAGAAAATATTGAACTGTTATGGAGTCTGGTGGATGGACGAAACCATTAAAGGGTCTTAAAATGAGACCCAAATATTAACAGTTTAAATTTTTGCTATGGAAACATGTTGTGCAATCATTCTGGACCTTGAAAACGACTTGTCCAGAATGAAAGAAGTTTCGGAAAATATACCGGAACAATTGGAGTATGCTGTCGGACAGTGCAAGGTCGCACTGGACCGGATGCGTAAATTGGTGGTTAGTGAAGGTTTTCCCGACCAGAAGTCGGAAATCTATTTTTTCAAGAAGATCAAACCGGCAGTATATAGCAAACTATTATATTACCGGGCTGTCTTTGAAATTGAGTCCAACCGTAATGAAATCGACAATGACGGGTTGAAGAGATATTTTCAACAGCAAATGGACAAAATCAAGGAGTACATGGACCAGCACCAGGTAAAAGTCCAGTATTACAAATGTGGCTTTAAATATTTGGACGAGAAGTATTTCATACGTGAGAACAATGAAATTCCACTTGAAATTCGTGGAGATCATCATCTGCTTGACGAGGACTTCTTTACCTGGCATGACCATACTTTCTCGATGATCAGGGCCAACGAAATGCTGATGGACTATATCCGGAAAGAGTTGGAAAAGCTAGACGACCGAGACGTGGAACCTGCGGAATGTTACCGGTCAACCATGCGTTGGACGGTAAATAAGGTTGACTTCGCGGAAATACTGTATGCCTTCCAGCTTTCTGGTGCTGTCAACCATGGCAAAATAACCGTCAAGGAGTTAGCCGAGGGTATGGGTTACATTTTTAACCTGGATATAACGAAAGACTTATACACGTATTACGGTGAAATCAAACAACGAAAGATCGAGAAAGCCAAGTTTCTGGAACTCCTGAAAAAGGCGCTGAAACGCAGAATCGATGACGACGACAGTAAATAAACATCTGGTATCCGGGAAAAGTACGGATAACCGAAACTCAATTATTATAGTATGTTTTATATCTTTGCTGATGATAGATAAATGATCTGGAAAAACACATCAGAATAAGTTCTGATGATGTAAGAAAATAGAAAGCGTTGGCTTTTATTCTTGCTCTCAAAAACGCCAAATTTTAAGCATAACAAGAATAATAAGTATGACGCTCACGCTATGGCGTGGGCTGTGCTTATTTGTTATGCGGGTGATTGGCGTCACCTTGAGGGCAGTAAGTTATGGTTCACGCTTATTTTTTTTAATAACCCTTTAAAAACAAATTTCCATGACAGACGCTTACACAGAAAAGCTCCTTAAATACGCCGATCTGGTTGTACCGGCCACCGGTTGTCAGTTTGGCGATCCGATTCCAAACTGCCCGTTTATCCTTTTTCACCAGATAGGCAATGAATCGGGCCAGATAGAACAAATCAGCATGTGCCCTTCCGAAGAGCTGGACAAAATGAGGGCCTTCCATAGGGATTGTATGCGAAAGTATATCAACAGAAAATGGAACCCGGAAAACCCGAAAATGAAACTGCAATAAAACTATAGTTATATATAGAATGTTGAAAACCAGCGATTTTATTTTTTTTTTCACTATTCCTGATTAAGGAAAAAACACCCCACCTGAACCCGGATGTATAAAGAAGTATAACTGAATAATTCATATTTGGTGCAGTTCAAAATGTACCAATTTAAATTTATAAGTTATGCCTTCAGAAATTATTACAACCAACGATCTCCGGGAATTCAAAACCGAATTACTTACCGAGTTCAGAAAGATGCTGAAAGAGCATCATGGTCAACCATCAAAAAAGTGGCTCAAATCCTACGAAGTCAAGAAAATGCTCGGTATTTCTCCGGGAACCCTCCAGAACATGAGGATAAACGGAACCA is a window from the Aquipluma nitroreducens genome containing:
- a CDS encoding alpha-L-fucosidase → MSNVIAQVPYKPTWESLDSHKMPQWYNDAKIGLSMHWGVYSVPAWAPREKGISYAEWYGFRMNETGNPTFAYHKENYGENFTYDDFISKWKAENYKPDNWAKFAKKMGANYIFITSKHHDGFCLWPTKYTDRNAMKMGPRKDLLGQFFEAGHKENLKVGLYYSLMEWYNPLYTGKDVPYTGLKKVNNYVDDYVVLQIKELIDLYHPDFFFFDGEWDHSEAFWKMKEVVAYYYNEAAKRNQEVFVNDRFGQGERGKHGDLYNVEHDFGKENAGLLSHKWSYWEGIAKTYGYNQDTDLEDCMSPKQFVDKIIKAVSKNGNFDINVGPTAAGLIPNYEQYPLLQLGEWLKTNGEAIYGTRFWKVQEEGDACFTSKDDNVYAIFLKWQGEEFKLKTVKPVDGSKITMLGVPGNLKWEWDKTNGLTIKYPQQKARPTSCSYAWAFKIKVK
- a CDS encoding RteC domain-containing protein, whose protein sequence is METCCAIILDLENDLSRMKEVSENIPEQLEYAVGQCKVALDRMRKLVVSEGFPDQKSEIYFFKKIKPAVYSKLLYYRAVFEIESNRNEIDNDGLKRYFQQQMDKIKEYMDQHQVKVQYYKCGFKYLDEKYFIRENNEIPLEIRGDHHLLDEDFFTWHDHTFSMIRANEMLMDYIRKELEKLDDRDVEPAECYRSTMRWTVNKVDFAEILYAFQLSGAVNHGKITVKELAEGMGYIFNLDITKDLYTYYGEIKQRKIEKAKFLELLKKALKRRIDDDDSK
- a CDS encoding helix-turn-helix domain-containing protein codes for the protein MPSEIITTNDLREFKTELLTEFRKMLKEHHGQPSKKWLKSYEVKKMLGISPGTLQNMRINGTIPFTKMGGILFYDSEDIRKILEDNKNVPRFSFDGKR
- a CDS encoding glycosyl hydrolase family 95 catalytic domain-containing protein — encoded protein: MKTILVKLILILTLGLVLNNISAQERDKPQRFGFSYSFPETYRDWPNAFMAGNGKMGIIVFCNPLNETVIFNDRGFFMASTSERKFNQVSKEDLNTIRDYCINGDYKMANTLAVKAAGWVGGGEQDKHPGFEMLISTPEDGEIRNYSRICNYRTGEIVVKWTDNRGDWERKSFVSRADDVIVQYLTPPKGKTVTCSIQLGTDPGMHFPSGMTFTNASDVDNLNMRVNYPSGTNGAGYEGVVRVIVSGGKKSLINNTLKVSDANSIILMTRTKKYYSDCEKQWEQENIQFELKTMSSDYNTLLKGQISTHQAIYDRVKFDLNAGKADRTRSNEELLDMQKKSTMPVKALWERIFDSGRYYYLSSSSTQSPPDLLGLWTGDCKVGWKGWYHLDANLNLQIAGGNIGNMPEAMEGYFTLIERLAPGFETNATKLLGCRGMLSAGNTAGLNGLRADVNTYYPYSYCTGEMGWLLYPFWEHYLISGDTTFLRNRIYPLFKKMGYFYEDFLKVTDSNGNYIFAGSISPENQPKGLGISLVNNSTYDISGAKFCLTALIKTCNILGLDQGSGQSVEKWTSILNKLPPYLINDDGALMEWSWKGLNDNYSHRHSSHLITVWPFREITPENNPTLFTAVRQTLMQKDAFNYENAGHGLLHSALIAANLKNWESLNSKMMRLVSEDYYYGNLISSHYNGHNVFCTDVCNAVPAVLMEMLISSEPGVLELLPALPQSLEKGSIEGIKGRNRITVQKLTWNMRNKTLKCTLISDVNQDISLIIRNGINHINCSSKIIESPLGDIAKIISLSKGISTEINIRLGEMR